The following proteins come from a genomic window of Anopheles ziemanni chromosome 3, idAnoZiCoDA_A2_x.2, whole genome shotgun sequence:
- the LOC131287019 gene encoding translocon-associated protein subunit delta: protein MFKFVLATIALSCSVLGFATATSCTNPQVQTNFYSTSDATIVSQIGFVTEFTLKCSNAGAEKLPLFAEVLGKLAPVVRLGENKYQVSWNEEIKKAGSGTYTIRLFDEESFAAVRKAQRAGEDVHSVKPLTTVSVHFSGAYKGPWINSEILATGLVGFVAYVAFTTRSKLVA from the exons atGTTCAAGTTTGTGCTAGCTACGATTGCGCTGTCCTGCTCTGTGTTGGGCTTTGCCACGGCAACCTCCTGCACGAATCCCCAGgttcaaacaaatttctaTTCCACGTCGGATGCCACGATTGTGAGCCAGATCGGTTTCGTGACGGAGTTCACACTGAAGTGCTCGAACGCTGGTGCTGAGAAGCTGCCCCTGTTCGCCGAGGTCCTCGGCAAGTTGGCACCGGTTGTGCGTCTCGGTGAAAACAAGTACCAG GTCAGCTGGAATGAGGAGATCAAGAAGGCCGGCAGCGGAACGTACACGATCCGCCTGTTCGACGAGGAATCGTTCGCCGCGGTGCGTAAGGCGCAGCGGGCCGGCGAGGACGTTCATTCGGTGAAGCCCCTCACGACCGTTTCGGTTCACTTCTCCGGTGCGTACAAGGGTCCTTGGATCAACTCGGAAATCCTGGCCACCGGTCTGGTCGGTTTCGTTGCCTACGTTGCATTCACCACGCGGTCAAAGCTGGTTGCGTAA
- the LOC131287018 gene encoding uncharacterized protein LOC131287018, whose product MNTSKWLPKQHQEVIKLFEQSRQLERELRILGKKFATDINIDLPDYYEFERLLQQSRECFERSAHVQTRLIRMSASSADKNVERSFFKILLNRKAHLIRQNLRKRNFQLIFIINKMIKLMLAATFSSEVVVDGALLLCTLHNESVILAQKTTQARTQTNAQICSNSFPSLMSAPKKIDIGMILQIITKQRAEECCSTLINCLLTTCKGALTVAHEDNVSDTSSVEILRALTTNLQGPEGGKHIDPIQEEMNVRRKASVNMISSGDIHARPKMTPGRQVVVTPIIRPEAREPDASEHNDPAINFFDEMAAEAVAYNSINYLVNEPDGMDLLENLIADEEIFVANVIMKVIKFCPSAFDRELTKSELLKWVNRGSRGLWTQIGGTLEHVVLWWSSSPLACRPAACAKYLREWLSLLLPDEAPEPILSTLKGLGETLTVHVTSTIWDKQFRLAVVSSSLPVDFPFEESEFCGKSVNVEGTICGKVWSELLYQLVQLSNTCDIGTIANELPLVEQIPVLHRLDHSIHSMRIWAANKARSLCTDWNMMMFFKVVHSDIGLCLEQLQYIRVPELSADDPLEVQVQVCVALRAKLVSEIKENIIKLKATCTECIDVLAAVCRTTSLASLTLCFPYFKHWQTEALQERANEYVSYFFNQIYLPVIQATKDIEILKLTLKIICEAWLDHIYMKKTKFSSAGALNLLKDFDGVAEWINACEALDERLRDTLSHHEVLRMCEGVGKLLLRKPEETISILPSPSKAGKKSDETADEKAPLPPEMFVPNQKRWLELRARDRRAVNLNCLCLCAGMDVY is encoded by the exons ATGAACACATCGAAGTGGCTTCCCAAGCAGCACCAGGAGGTGATCAAGCTGTTCGAGCAATCGCGCCAGCTCGAGCGCGAACTGCGGATACTGGGCAAAAAGTTCGCCACGGATATCAACATCGACCTGCCGGATTACTAC GAATTCGAACGGTTGCTACAACAAAGTCGCGAATGCTTCGAACGGTCGGCCCACGTCCAGACGCGCCTCATTCGGATGTCGGCCTCGTCGGCGGACAAGAACGTGGAGCGTAGTTTTTTCAAGATCCTGCTCAACCGGAAGGCCCACCTGATACGGCAGAACCTGCGGAAGCGCAACTTTCAGCTGATTTTCATCATTAACAAAATG ATAAAGCTCATGCTTGCTGCCACCTTCAGCTCGGAGGTTGTCGTCGACGGGGCCCTGCTGCTCTGCACGCTTCACAACGAGAGTGTCATCCTGGCGCAGAAAACAACGCAAGCGCGCACGCAGACCAACGCTCAGATCTGCAGCAACTCGTTCCCGTCGCTCATGTCGGCGCCGAAAAAGATCGACATCGGGATGATCCTGCAGATCATCACCAAGCAGCGGGCGGAAGAGTGCTGCAGTACGCTGATCAACTGTCTGCTGACCACCTGCAAGGGTGCGCTGACGGTGGCGCACGAGGACAACGTTTCCGACACATCGAGCGTGGAGATCCTACGAGCGCTAACGACCAACCTGCAGGGTCCTGAAGGGGGAAAGCACATCGATCCGATCCAGGAGGAGATGAACGTGCGGCGGAAGGCGAGCGTGAACATGATCTCGAGTGGTGATATTCACGCGCGTCCAAAGATGACGCCGGGAAGGCAggtggtcgttacgccaatcATTAGGCCGGAAGCTCGCGAACCGGATGCATCGGAGCACAAT GATCCCGCTATAAACTTCTTCGACGAGATGGCCGCCGAAGCGGTGGCGTACAACTCCATCAACTATCTCGTGAACGAACCGGACGGGATGGATCTGCTGGAAAATCTGATCGCCGACGAGGAGATTTTCGTCGCAAACGTCATAATGAAGGTGATCAAGTTCTGCCCGTCGGCGTTCGATCGGGAGCTCACGAAATCGGAACTGCTCAAGTGGGTGAACCGGGGAAGTCGAGGCCTTTGGACGCAGATCGGTGGTACGCTGGAGCACGTGGTGCTGTGGTGGAGCTCGTCTCCGTTGGCCTGCCGTCCGGCGGCCTGTGCAAAGTATTTGCGCGAGTGGTTATCGTTGCTGCTGCCGGACGAAGCACCAGAACCGATTCTTTCGACACTGAAGGGACTGGGTGAAACGCTGACCGTACACGTGACGAGCACGATCTGGGACAAGCAGTTCCGGTTGGCGGTGGTCTCTTCGAGCCTGCCGGTAGACTTTCCGTTTGAGGAGAGTGAGTTTTGCGGAAAGAGCGTAAAT GTTGAAGGAACAATTTGCGGCAAAGTTTGGAGCGAGCTTCTTTACCAGCTGGTGCAGCTCTCAAACACCTGTGACATCGGTACGATCGCCAACGAGCTACCGCTTGTCGAACAGATTCCGGTCCTGCATAGGCTCGATCATTCCATTCACTCGATGCGTATCTGGGCGGCGAACAAGGCCCGATCACTGTGCACCGACTGGAACATGATGATGTTCTTCAAGGTGGTCCACAGCGACATCGGGCTGTGCCTGGAGCAGCTGCAGTACATCCGCGTGCCGGAGCTATCGGCGGACGATCCGCTCGAGGTGCAGGTTCAGGTTTGCGTAGCACTCCGGGCGAAACTGGTATCGGAGATCAaggaaaatattatcaaactAAAAGCAACCTGCACCGAATGCATCGACGTGCTGGCGGCGGTCTGCCGCACGACGAGTTTGGCCTCGCTGACGCTCTGCTTCCCGTACTTTAAGCACTGGCAGACGGAGGCCCTGCAGGAGCGTGCCAACGAGTATGTCTCGTACTTTTTCAACCAGATCTATCTGCCGGTCATCCAGGCGACGAAGGATATCGAAATACTGAAGCTAACGCTCAAGATCATCTGCGAGGCGTGGTTGGATCACATCTacatgaagaagaccaagttCAGCAGTGCCGGGGCATTGAATCTGCTGAAGGACTTTGATGGCGTTGCCGAGTGGATCAATGCGTGCGAGGCGCTGGACGAACGGTTACGGGATACGCTGAGCCACCACGAGGTGCTGCGGATGTGCGAAGGGGTGGGCAAACTGTTGCTGCGCAAACCCGAGGAAACCATATCCATTTTGCCAAGTCCATCGAAAGCGGGCAAAAAGAGCGATG AAACTGCCGACGAGAAAGCACCACTGCCCCCGGAGATGTTTGTTCCGAATCAGAAACGCTGGCTTGAGTTGCGTGCCCGTGATAGACGGGCGGTCAATCTTAATTGTCTCTGTCTTTGCGCCGGAATGGATGTGTACTAG
- the LOC131286859 gene encoding dystrobrevin beta has product MEPMEARVAMLQDLKIQSFDTIRFASYRTACKLRYVQKSTNLHLVDIWNVIEAFRENGLNTLEPQNEVSVSRLETLVSSLYHNLNKRLPPTQQVHVDSKASLLLNWLLAAYSGDNSGKIRVFSIKVALAIMCAGKMVDKLRYIFSQISDGAGQLIHWKLGDFLREVLALPAAVFESPTFFYKEGLESEIFPVENKITVNDFMAGFMTEPGPACLVWMPLLHRLATVETVVHPTVCSVCMRENFTGFRYRCQRCHGYQLCQDCFWQGRVSLNHQNDHEVKEYSSYKSPSKQIGHSLRKSFRCVPDKPNQALPRFPEQPEKTLNLSHIVPPSPLPSHNGFPDGGIPGLYDRSSTLDSRATGLSLDSNGTSGTRGAVNSNDEEHRLIARYAARLAQETRTPGGSAPDPVQIGLDSSRAQRELIMQLESKNKEIMREIQKLRRQQEAEQVAPESPALMNELRALRQRKGELEGHLGALQDSRRQLMAQLEGLMRMLKNHQTQSPRSTPNSSPRSGKSPPLPQGPPMPNQGPRQGPMNPGGSGMPQNLPPGMLPPGVVMHGGPDPHMGGMDMRGYAPNGNNNGGHNGSGGGGGGGLRSNTAAVACPPSAAGRSDLHYAADSVSSAMSSLVRELNSVFFPHYDGHLPPGVMHKPPLRYFSEGSDDDSIPSQHGMRHSLDFDEMHMTTHEWSEKDNTQWQEQFAAWSLNSQNQ; this is encoded by the exons ATGGAACCGATGGAAGCGCGGGTCGCAATGCTGCAGGACCTGAAGATCCAATCGTTCGACACGATCCGCTTCGCCTCGTACCGGACGGCCTGCAAGCTGCGCTACGTGCAAAAATCTACCAACC TGCATCTGGTCGACATTTGGAACGTGATTGAGGCGTTCCGGGAGAATGGACTGAACACCCTGGAGCCGCAGAATGAGGTTAGCGTGAGCCGGCTGGAGACGCTCGTGTCCTCGCTCTACCACAACCTCAACAAGCGTCTCCCGCCGACGCAGCAGGTGCACGTCGACTCCAAGGCCAGCCTGCTGCTAAACTGGCTGCTGGCGGCCTACTCCGGCGACAATTCGGGCAAGATACGCGTCTTCTCCATCAAGGTGGCCCTCGCGATCATGTGCGCCGGCAAGATGGTGGACAAATTGCGTT ATATTTTCTCACAGATCTCGGACGGCGCCGGGCAGCTCATACACTGGAAGCTGGGTGACTTCCTGCGCGAGGTGCTCGCCCTGCCGGCGGCCGTCTTCGAGTCGCCCACTTTCTTCTACAAGGAGGGGCTCGAGTCGGAGATCTTCCCCGTGGAGAACAAGATCACGGTGAACGACTTTATGGCCGGCTTCATGACCGAACCGGGGCCGGCCTGCCTCGTGTGGATGCCGCTGCTGCACCGGCTCGCCACCGTCGAAACCGTCGTCCACCCGACCGTCTGCTCCGTGTGCATGCGGGAGAACTTCACCGGCTTCCGGTACCGGTGCCAGCGCTGCCACGGGTACCAGCTGTGCCAGGACTGCTTCTGGCAGGGGCGCGTCTCGCTCAACCACCAGAACGACCACGAGGTGAAGGAGTACTCGAGCTACAAGAGCCCGAGCAAGCAGATCGGCCACTCGCTGCGCAAAAGCTTCCGGTGCGTGCCGGACAAACCGAACCAGGCGCTGCCCCGGTTTCCCGAGCAGCCGGAGAAGACGCTCAACCTGTCGCACATCGTGCCGCCGTCGCCGCTGCCGTCGCACAACGGTTTCCCGGACGGCGGCATACCGGGACTGTACGACCGAAGCAGCACGCTGGACTCGAG GGCCACCGGACTGTCGCTGGACAGCAACGGAACGTCCGGAACGCGCGGAGCGGTTAATTCTAACGACGAGGAGCACAGACTGATCGCCCGATATGCGGCACGGCTAGCGCAGGAGACGCGAACG CCGGGCGGCTCGGCACCGGATCCGGTGCAGATAGGGCTAGACAGTTCGCGAGCCCAGCGCGAACTGATCATGCAGCTCGAGTCGAAGAACAAGGAAATTATGCGCGAAATCCAAAAACTGCGCCGCCAGCAGGAAGCGGAACAGGTGGCGCCGGAAAGTCCGGCGCTGATGAACGAGCTGCGCGCCCTGCGGCAGCGCAAGGGCGAGCTGGAGGGGCACCTCGGAGCGCTGCAGGACTCCCGCCGGCAGCTGATGGCGCAGCTCGAGGGCCTGATGCGGATGCTCAAGAACCACCAAACCCAGAGTCCCCGCTCGACGCCCAATTCTAGTCCACGGTCGGGCAAAAGTCCACCGTTACCACAAG GGCCACCGATGCCAAACCAGGGCCCCCGGCAGGGGCCGATGAACCCGGGCGGGTCGGGAATGCCACAGAATCTGCCGCCCGGCATGCTTCCACCCGGCGTGGTCATGCACGGCGGACCGGATCCTCACATGGGCGGAATGGACATGCGAGGCTACGCTCCGAACGGAAACAACA ATGGTGGCCATAATggtagcggtggtggtggtggtggtggtctcAGATCGAACACCGCCGCCGTCGCCTGTCCACCATCGGCCGCCGGACGGTCCGATCTGCACTACGCGGCCGATTCCGTCTCGAGCGCGATGTCCTCGCTGGTGCGAGAGCTCAACTCAG TTTTCTTTCCCCACTACGATGGACATCTTCCGCCCGGCGTCATGCACAAACCGCCGTTGCGCTACTTTTCAGAGGGATCCGACGACGATAGTATTCCGTCGCAGCACGGCATGCGCCACTCGCTAG ATTTCGATGAAATGCACATGACCACGCACGAGTGGAGTGAAAAG GACAACACACAGTGGCAGGAACAGTTTGCCGCCTGGAGTCTAAACTCTCAAAACCAGTGA